The sequence agacactGTACAGCAGAAGTggacttgtacacacacacacacacacaaacacacccacacacacacacacacacacacacacacacacacacacacatacacacacaaacacactcacacacacacacacacacacataaacacacccacacgcacacaaacacacacacacacacatacacgcacgcacgcatgcatgcacgcacacacacacacacacacacacacacacacacacacacacactcttcctatCACTAAAACACTATATTATAGTTTTGGTTCACATGAGTCTAGATGCTAGCTGCTGCTTGAAAAGCTTTTTTGCTGCTTGCCTTGGTCAGGAAACAGGCACTCTGGTACAGGCAGGTTGGAGAGGACTCACACAGCCTGTCCATCACTGAAGCAATATTTGTTTGTTCACTTtgaccttctctctctttctctctctccttccatctctctctttttctctctctctccatctctctctgtctttttctctctctcaccacctccatctctctctctctttctctctctctccccctccatctcttttttctctctctctctctctccccctccatctctctctctttctctctcttgctttttctctgtttttctcagtGCCATTCAAATGATTGTCTAGCAGTTAGCAGTTTATCTTCTCCATCACCAACCCGGGGGTTTCAGTTACTTGTCTTGCAGGCTGCGAGAaagccactgttgttgcaggacAACAAAGCGCTAGCGTCTCACTCTTGCTGCCGTAACAACATGGCGAGAGGTGTTGACTTTCCTGTTCGAGATAAGGTGTCATTGTGATTCCAGAGAAGCAGAGGAGCAGACCTCTACAGGCCATGTGTGCGCTGCGCAAATATTGACACTGTGTCCGTTTACATGTGACTTCACATAATGAGACTTAATTTACAGTCTGTGTGCACATTGTGGAGCAGTACACAACAAAAAGaacatgaagagtttggttccgaAGCGCTaaatatctccatttttaaaaacattagaaagTCAAaaacaatacccaattacagttcaactgaaattacttgcgaaacaaaatgtaaaagaaaaatgatttatgaaaattcattgaaatggtggatatagtgttttggaaccaaactctacaaatatagaccctttcaagagagttccattatcagcatcatagttggccccacaaggcttccgttttaacattccatatgttatcttaatgcagaggaagtagattggggcccaaatagaatgttcaagcattgtttttgtttaccttgttgaaagggtctatacccaGAGGGAAGGAGCAGGGGAGCAGGAGCTgctgaggaggtggtggagggagaCGACAAAAAGAAGAGGGAGAACCTGCTTGTCCCTCATTAGGAAGCAAATTAGCTGGACAGTAGCCAGAGGAAGACATGTGTAAACATGGCAGTTTCATTATATAACACGGCGGAGAACTGCTGAGATAGACTGCCACCACGGCCCTCTTTAGAGAGACTGAATACTAGCTcttaaaatataataataataataataataataataataataataataacttagGCTGGCATGGCGCCTTTCAAGGtgcccaaggtcgctttacacatTGGGGAAACAGAACAGGTAAGGTAAGTTAAGTTCTAAActgaactttatacttttttttgACTGTGGGGAGCTAAACTTTAAACAGACTACAAATAGCCTCTGTTGCCCTCTATGGGAAACATATGCACCTGGACAGCTTAGTTTTTCCACACTGGCCTCGTTCTGTTCCGCAGACTCGGCCTGAGGGGCATCTAAATGCAGGCCTGGTGCAGTAACCTGGCGGAGGGGATGGCAGCCTGCTTTATGTGAGCTGACAGCCGGTGAATTTAATTCATTTGAAAACTCCAGGAGTGGCGAGACACAGAGAATGTGCTCAAATGGATAAGCCTGGCCAGCATCAACCAAATAACAGCATTTTCTGATATCCCTGTAAGCAGACTGACAAAGGGCCATATCAGTGCAACTGAAATGTGACTTTAACCTACCAAAACACTACCATTATCACTCCTAGCAacatgtgggggaggggccaCTGGCTGAAAAGCATGTTTTCAAAACAACAGAGAAGTGTCAATATCAAGGTGAAGATGATGTGTGTATTGTTGATAGTTTGTTAACTTCATTTCCATATTGTTCCACActtttgtttatgtttcacTTGAAACACTTGAAATAGTATTATGACACTTGCTTTCAGTGAAAACTTTTGCCAAGTTCCCCCACTGAGACTCAGAAAATGTGAGATCATAATTATTCTCCAAAGccttttcaacaataaaaacaaaaacaatgcttgaacgttctctttggttcccaatctacttcctctgcattaagataacatatggaatgttaaaacggaagccttgtggggccaactatgatgctgataatggaactcccttgaaagggtctatatctaGGTAATAACTCGGCTAGCATGACTTTTAACTGGAGAAAGCTAAATAGCCCATGCTTCAGTGGGCTCAATTGACATGACCAAAAAGTTTCAAGCGGTCTGCCACTCCAACTTCACTGCGGGGGTTTAACTTCGAGAGGAAGACACGCCTAGTTTCCGATGTGGGTGGGGTTGGGTGTCTCCAACTATTTAACAAGTTTCGAGCAGATGGTAGCCAAACTACGGGAGTGCTTAACGGAGGCGTCTGTCGCCGATAACACTGTATTGCATCAGATTCTGATAGCCTACCAACCCGTGCGTTTCCAGAATGCCATCTGATTTCTTAACTCCATTTTTGGAGCTGGACGATGAGTTCTGCAAGGtgagttttttaaaaaaaaaaagaaacaaacatttCCTCCTGCCGCTCCTCTAAAGTGAAAAGTAAAAGTGTTACAAACTTGTCCATGACTTGTTTACTAAACTTGTGTTATGCTCACTTATGTTGGCCTCCTTTCAAAACTTTGTAAGTCTGACACAACATCTCTAAACTGTTCTCCAGAAGAAAGAAGATACCtgttgtgtatgttttgtgtagCTATGCACGTCTTGTTTCACTGAAAACCTAGATTTACGGAACTTTACTATGACAGTATAGAGAGGAGGCCGATGATGTTGTTTTCTTTCTGACAAAAACGGTATATTATGTCCGCTTTCTCCTCATAATTCCTACTATGTCTGAAAATCGGCTTGCGGAATGTGACACTATTCCCCTTGTGTATTGCAGAATTTCCGCAGTCTGGACATGACAGATGGCGCACCACCCACCACACAGAGGCAGCGCGCCGTGGGCTTCCAGCGTAGACATTCCCTTTGCCCGGTTACCCTGCCAAACTCCAAGTTCAACAGTGGCAGTTTCGATACCAGCGGCGACTCTCCTCTCTGGCCCCTCAGCACAGTCAACCAGCAATGGAACCAGCAGCAACAGTTGCCCCGCTCCACTCTCAACCAGATCCCCTTTCGAGTGGATCGATCAGTCAGCATGATTGAAGGCCACGTTAGCAGCCTGGGAAGCACCGAGCAACCGCCACCACTGACCACCTCTACTGTTCTCATGCCCCCGCCAGGCTTAAGTATAAGCACCAGCTCGCTGTCCTCCCCAAAGTCCCTGACGCCAACTCCTTCCATCTCGACTCGTTACAAGACCGAGTTGTGCCGCACATACGAAGAGAATGGCACTTGCAAGTACGGGGCCAAATGTCAGTTCGCACATGGCATGGATGAGCTGCGTGGTCTCAACAGGCACCCAAAGTACAAGACGGAGCCGTGTCGCACCTTCCATACCATCGGCTTCTGCCCTTATGGCGCACGCTGTCACTTTATTCACAACGCAGACGAGCAGCTGGATGGCACGGCGCCAAACGCCAGGCAGAAGATAAGAGAGCGACCACAGCTCATGCGTCAGAGCGTCAGCTTCGCCGGTTTCTCCTCGCAGCCACTCACTGGCTTCCAAGCCGTCCACGAGCCCATGACCTTCTCGAGGGCCTCCTCCGTGTCTCCACCCCCCTCGACCGGCAGCCCTGACCTGCTCTCGCCTTTCTTCCCCGAGCCCCGGGCACTGAAACAAAGCTATCCTCTCTCCGCCGACCTGGACAGCGACCACATCATCGCGAACCCCCGCGTGTTCAGGCTCGCGGATTCCAAAGTAAGCTCCGGTTTTGCTCCCAAGACAGTGGCGCACAATTGCCACCGCAATGCATTCACATTTACCGGCCTGCCTGCGCTTCAACGCAGCACGTCTGCCGACTCCCTCTCCGACCAGGAGGGATACACAAGCTCCAGCAGCCTCAGTGGTTGTGAGTCCCCAAGTTTTGAGGGCAGACGACTCCCCATCTTTAGCCGCTTGTCTGTTTCAGACGACTAAAACTTTTAAATGTGTGCATATTGCATTCTCATCCCAGCAGGAGTTCTGCTTAGTGTTCGTAAAAGTTACTGTCAAACTCGTTTATACATATATCATGTATATCAAAACATTGGCAATGTATACTGTTGTATACCCTTTTGAGCTACTGTGGTTACTGcgcaaaacaaaagaaaacacaacaaaaaaaaacgtttttcttACTGTCTAGAAATCCTGTTCCAGGGTTGATGTTGAATTTACCCTCTGTATGCTTGTCATGAGGACTAACCCTTAGCACACATGCTTGAGTCACTTACTCCCAGTTTTTTACGTTAGTAAGTGGTTCGATTTTCCCTGTTTGTATAACCAAAGCTGCAACCTAGTTTATATTGTTTGTAGATGGGGGAAGATACTGTAAAAAACGTAGCCTTTAGTTAAGGCACCTAATGAACAGTATTATTGTGTAGTCTAACAATAgggctttttatttatttattgctgtTTTGTATCATATTCTCATATTTGTATTACTGGGTCTGCATCAAGGATATGTAATGCTCTATTTTGGTCCACATTGTTTGCTGTTGTTCTGAGCAGTTCTTTAGCTTTAAGTGAACACAACCACACAGGCATCCTTGAATGTTTGATGTCTAAGGATTAGTTTTCTTGTAGTTAAGTTGATCACAATTTGTTCATCTGCAAATCCTACAGTACAATCAACAAAGGCTCACTGAAGTGTTAATCTGCagaaacaagagagaaagaacatgCAAAAGTCATATGGCAGTTATCCAGGATGCTcatttaagtgttttttttaaggTCTATCCCAGCTGACGTTTCTATTGTAAATGTAAGCCTCCATTCTCAGCGGAGAAGAACAAAcgtgtgtttttctgtttgtttttctttctttttgattcattttaaacatggcagaTTGACAATGTATAAGGACATGCCACAATTGCCATCTTGTATATCTTAAGAATCTTGCACTCAATGTTCAAAGGTGTGTCATGTTTTGCAAGAGAAGAATCAGTTTCTCTGGAGTCCCTTTTCTTTGGGCAGGCATTTTCATGATTTGCTGGTGCTCTGTCGAAGTCGTTGGCATGGGTTTAGTTCATATCTTGCAAAAATAGATCAACTTCCATTGTGCCCTAACTGTGAGAACATGCTTTTGCATTtgttaacttaaaaaaaaaacttatttattttggtttgttttgatttttttcaaAGTGTCAAAGTATATATTGTGTcatttttttatattgttttctATATAATTTAAGTGTAATGTTTACATTCCATGGGATAGTTGTCCCAGTTTTTATTCTAATATATTGTTTTGTTCAAAAGTTAAAAATAAACTTTTCAGAGGAAAAATTAAACTCTTCACTTTGTTTTAGTGGTTGGAAGTTTCCAAATGTTGAAGAATGCATGACTATGGTTTACTTTCTATTGACAGTTTTTACACATTTTACCCAGTTCTTAACTGGCTCTTTTTCAAAGACAAGCAGCACCCATCCTCAGTTCCTTTCCTTAGTCTGCGGTTTATCTTGGatgccctctctcttcccccctgagACAACAGAACAGAAGTGAGgccttttgttgtgtgtgtgtgtgtgtgtgcgcgcatgttttCTTTGGCTTTGTTCCAACATTCTGTGCCTAGCAGACTTAGAATTTCCTACTGTTGAATAATTTCAGACAATAGCATTGGTCCTGACAcagaaggtggtggtggtgtggtggggggtgtcCTGTGTAAGAAGGGGAACCACAGGGAGGGGTAGATGGAggaatgaagggggggggggg is a genomic window of Alosa sapidissima isolate fAloSap1 chromosome 15, fAloSap1.pri, whole genome shotgun sequence containing:
- the LOC121684413 gene encoding mRNA decay activator protein ZFP36L1, with product MPSDFLTPFLELDDEFCKNFRSLDMTDGAPPTTQRQRAVGFQRRHSLCPVTLPNSKFNSGSFDTSGDSPLWPLSTVNQQWNQQQQLPRSTLNQIPFRVDRSVSMIEGHVSSLGSTEQPPPLTTSTVLMPPPGLSISTSSLSSPKSLTPTPSISTRYKTELCRTYEENGTCKYGAKCQFAHGMDELRGLNRHPKYKTEPCRTFHTIGFCPYGARCHFIHNADEQLDGTAPNARQKIRERPQLMRQSVSFAGFSSQPLTGFQAVHEPMTFSRASSVSPPPSTGSPDLLSPFFPEPRALKQSYPLSADLDSDHIIANPRVFRLADSKVSSGFAPKTVAHNCHRNAFTFTGLPALQRSTSADSLSDQEGYTSSSSLSGCESPSFEGRRLPIFSRLSVSDD